Genomic segment of Ficedula albicollis isolate OC2 chromosome 3, FicAlb1.5, whole genome shotgun sequence:
GGCCTGCCTttgcttcctcttcttcctcttcctcctgggAATGGTCAAGAGATGGTTCTGCCTttgcttcctcttcttcttcctcctcctcctcctgggaaTGGCCCCTGGATAGGCCTGCCTttgcttcctcttcttcctcttcctcctgggAATGGTCAAGAGATGGTTCTGCCTttgcttcctcttcctcctcctcttcctcctgggAATGGCCAAGTGATGGGCTTGACTttgcttcctcttcctcctcctcctcctcctcctcctcactgtgCTGGCTGGATTCAGGCTCAAGGACatcagggctggctctggcctCATCCCCCAGATCACTGTACGGCTTATCTGGGGTGGAGCTTTTGACACTTTgtcccttctcttcctcctcctcctcctcctcctcctcctcctcccaggacTGCTCACACTGGGGATTGTCACCAGGTGCTTCCTCAAAGGATTcccctttttttgctttaagcTTGATGACTCTGAAAAGACAAATTGCatgtggggttttattttctgggaaGATGCTTTCCAGGAGGTGTTAAACCACCTTTGTGACAAAGCCTTGTAATCTTGGCTGGGGTGGaactggggaaggaaaagggaagggaagacaCAAGAGTCTCTTTTCTTGCTAGAAAGTAACTCAACATTATTGCCTATATATTCAAATTTTTCTCAACATTATTGCCTATAtattccaatttttaaaaaaattctgtatccTTTTAAATCATAACACCCAATAGGTacttaaaactatttttaatagggttcatttaaaaaatttaaaatgtaaaggtAGTGGCTTACAGCAACCTGCCAGAATTTTTTGATGAAAGGAACaaacaagaaatgtttttcttcatttttctttgaagtgcaTTATATAACATAACCAGCTTGGTTAAGCACCTCTTCTCTatttcatgaaaaaatatttaatttaggAAAAGCAATCAAAAATACATACTAATGCTAACATACCACATAGTCAAATAGTTCCTTGGGAAATGctgaaaatcattaaaaaacccTTACATctacacatgaaaaaaattctaattattAGATATGTAGtgggtaaaaagaaaaagccttcaGTCATCTGTACCTTTTTCTGGCAGCAACAGAGGTAAAATCTCCAGCACTGGAGAACTGCAGTGATTtggctgcttctcctttctttgaAACAAACTCTGGGCAGATCCCCAGTTCTCTCAGTCTGTTTGAATAATACTTTTCTGCAGCTATTCTGgcatttttctgtagaaaaaccACAAAGGTTAAATGTTATCTAATGCATTAAATGCCTGgcttttatttatacttttatttatattatccCTCTGATTCATTCATTACAGCTGACAAGTGGAAACATTATTCACTGCAGGTAAGAATGGCAAAACAATACTTGAAAATTTTATAccagattttacttttttgtacCAGCAATATTTGGTTGTGGTCAGAGTTACTCATGTTGTAACTGAACCACACACATTTACAACAGTTCTCTGTTTCCTGTGCAAGCATATCTCAAAAAGTACTGATTTTTATATGGAGATGGGGAAACAGAGATTGAAATGGACAAATACTGCCCTGAAAAGTGTTTTTGAAGTATCTTCTAAAAATGTCAGATTACAAATATCTTATTCACTATCAGTCAAGATTAAttagtatttcagaaataaggCAACCTGAGCAACTCTTTCAAAAAGCAATGGCAtttgttttactcttttttccatttcttgcaGTTCTTGCAAATATTCCTGCCTTCTCTGCCTCTCGTTGTTCCTAAAGGGAGCAGAGTACAAgagaaataattattaatttatagCACAAGGACCAATTTTCTACAGCAGCTAAATTGCTcataacaaattaaattttgtcATACTTCAAGATACATAAAAGGTACTGAACAATTAATCTCTGAAGGAGTCACTTTGGCTAAGCAGAGGCAGGTCCTGGCTACTGGAGTTAAATAGAGGCTGAGTTTGgattcttggggttttttggtaaaaaaaatttGGATACTTAGGGGTTTTTACATGCCGATTTCATACAGATTTTCCAGTTGTTCTAAGCAAAATTAAGCAGCATACACCATAGGAAATTAagagcattaaataaaaatcagtacTTTTGATGATGAGAATCTTGCTACTTTAGCAGCTGATCACCTGAGAGAGGTGGCCACGTTCTGGATCGTGGAACACTTTTTTCCTGAGTTGGTTTGTCAAGGGCCCAGTCAATAGAGCAGGATAATGAAACTGTTGATTCCTAATTGGAATGATCTCTGGGATCACAGGGAGCATTGGATAATCCAGGTGGAATGGGTCGTAACCCTTCCTCAGGGTGGGACAGGCAGATCTGGCATTGCAGGTCAGACACTTCAGGGCAAGGATGAGATCAAGGGGGGGCATTTTACacctctgcttcctccagccTCTCTCCCTGGCCATCTCTGaactcctcaccctgctgggaAGTGaacttccctgctgctccttgctttGAAAGagcactgccactgccagacCTCATTGGCCAGCTGGGCTGAAATGAGCATTTTCAGGTTAAACACTTGTACCAGCCTCTGCATCAGCACCAGGGAAGTGATCTTGCTTTgcaacagcagcattttataCCCAGACAAGAGCTCCTGAAATCTGATCAAGCTGTAATGTGAAATTTGCTGTTGAATGAACCCAAAACACATCTACAATCACCTACTGTCTCTCTTAATTCTCCACCTACTCTGACTCcagttgttttctgcttctatCCCAGAGTCAGCAGATCACACACGAGGACACAGGGATTATAAAGCTCCTGTTATTAACACTATGCCAGGTTACTGGAAATTAGGATTTGTGCTTGCTGCCCCAGAATCTTGCCCAGATGTGAAGCAATAGGGGCAGAGCAGTCAGTGCCTCTCACCATCCCCATGTAACAGCACCTTAAATTGacaacactgcagcagcaccaccGTGCCAGGCCAGACCACAAACCCCACCAAAGGCTTGTTCAAACAGGATCAATGTGTTTTAGgattagaaaagcagaaagggtTAAATTAGCCCCAAACACGAGGCCAGGCAGCAGTGATGGGGTTAGAGCTGTGTCAGAGCTGGAGCCACGTGGCAGCTTACAGCACTCCAAGAAGGCTCTCTGttcttccctgtgtgctgtcagACACAAACAGCCTTTGCATGGCATCTCTACTCCAGGGAACCTTGGATCCCACTCCTCCTGAACACCAGCAGCTTCCTCAGTTGCTGCTGTTACACTGTGAAGttaaaatattcctgctttAATTTCCCTCTTCAGTGGGGGCCTGCTGGGACAAAGAAGCGAATTGTGAAATGTCCACTGCTGCACCAAAGTTGTACCAACACCAGTGCAGAATCCAGTTCTGAAAGGATGTTCTCTATCCACACTGTTCCCTTTCCGTTTGatttttattaccttttccTCTTTAGTTGATACATCAATGGAAAAAACACAGGACTCTCCTGTGACTTAATCTATAATAACCTACTGtggaatatatatatttctatatgcTATATAGAAATATACTCTGAGTTCAATATAGGTTGGCAACAATTTCCCAGTTGAAATGCTAAATTTGGCCACTTTTTAACCAGCTGCTTGCACCATAATTAATTTACCACAGGTGAGTATCTAAACTTAGACTATGCTATTTTTTTACACGTTGTATGTTTAACATACAGTGCAATCCCAAACCTCTCCTTCTCATTGTTGAATGAGGTGTTCAGGATTCAGGGGAATGCAACAAAATACCTGAATGTTTTTAATCTGGATTTAGACATCTGAGCTAGGCTCTGATGTGGGTCATTGGCCTCAGCCCGAGCCATCACaattttctggaattttctcGTTCTTTGTTTCTGCTTGGTTCTGTTCCTCTTTTGTTGTTCTTccagctttctcttttcctcaagGGAATTCCTAGTGGGGAAAATAAACTAAGGCTGAATTCATTTTAAATCTAGAGCAAGACTTCCAAGGAAGCTTTGGCAAAGATGActccaaagagaaaaacagggtGAAAACAAGGTTGCTATGACAGGACACAAGCTATGTGCCAATTTAAGGGATTCAGGATATCCTGGGAAACAGCACACATTTGTCTTCGCCTTAGGGACATGCTGACAAAAATGCACTAGTGTCCCTCTAACAATAATAAATACTAATGAAATcccatatttaaatatttgaagattAATATTATAAGCCCTTATATTAACAAACTATATCCTATATTCACTGCATGGAAGAATTAACTGCAAATGTAGCAATACCAAAAATAACACCGAATAAAATACCAAATATATAccaatacaaaaagaaaaaatcgATCTACTTGTCAAGTATATGTAAAGTAGAGCATCTCTAAGCACCTCAGGGCTTGTAGCCGTCGTCTTGTGGCTTCTGTGTTTTTGGGAAATTtggattttcctcttctcagGAGATGTGGGTTTGCCCCTGACTGCCCCATCTGAGGTTTCCGTCTCAGAGAGGCAAACGGCCACCGTGTTTCCTTCAATGTCTCTTCATCCTCTTGAATGTCCTTCAGGATCTTGTCCTTGTTTGAGGGAATGTAGGAGGTAAAAAGGTGGAAAGGCTCACAGACTGTGAGGggtttcacttttttttgttgcaggAGGCGTTCCTGGAATTTCTCATGTAGGAATTCAAAATCAGGAATGCTTGGTTTGATTTTGGGTTTGTGCTCAGTGCTcttgtgttttttggttttgttggtcTCTTTTAAGGCCAGTCTGCTGTTGGGTACGCTTGAATTCCgtagcagctcctctgctctcatCCTGATCCTGATTTCCCTGTAGAGCTCCTTCTCCTTTAGCTTGTCATTGTAATCTGGACTATAAACACATTTTGGGACCGGTCTCGCTCTGAACACCTTGCTTTGACTTTCAGGCGGCAGAACATCTTTTAACTGCGTTTTCCTGGTTTCTCTCCTTTGCCTCTCTCTCTCAATGAATTTGAATGGCTTTTGGGAAGCCAGGAGCCTGAGCTGGCTCCTCTCCCTGACGGACCTCCTGCGCTCCTCGTTGCGCCGCACGATGTCGTGGTAGAGCGGCAGCAGGACGGCGGCGGGCACGGGGTTGGCTCGGAATTTCTTCTGGcactctgcctcctcctccagctgcttcttCAGTAAGTGATTCTCCAGCTCAATCCGTGACTTGGACTTGACGTTCTGCTCCTTCTTCTGGGCTTCCCTGATGGTCATCTGGAAGGGCTTGGGCACGGTGATTCTGGGAGACCACACCTTCTGTTTCTTGGGCACCTTCCTGCTgggtggtgctgagctgggcaaGCTGTGCTTGGCACGGGAGATGTAGTCTTCCAGGGAGAACCCATCCCACATTTTTTCAATCTGCTGCCTAGCAAATGAGGATGATCCAgtttcactgctgttttcttcaaaCACTAATTCTACCTCAGACATGTCGGATACACTTGAGTCCGAGGGATCGCTTAAGTCTGAGTCTGAAAAGGATTTGTGCAGGTTAAGAGGCTGATACGAGCTCTTGTCCCAAGTTGGCCTTGAAAAtaaaggggggggaaaaaaaacttggTTTGAGCCAGTCCAAGAGTGATGCAAAACCAGTGATTTGTATTTGAGCGAAATCCCTTCCACTCTAAGGAATCATTGctagaaacaaaaatgaatggGCTGAgcggggagggaagggaaaagagcagcacACGGGGCACTCAAAGATCCTGGTTTTAGTGCTGATCACCAAGCCACCCCTTCCTGACTTGGGAAAGGTCCTGTGCTTTCCTAAATGTgctgcccagtccctgctgcacaCCCACCTCTAAACCTCAGAGACCATTAGCAAGGTAATGAGCATTTCCATTATCAAAACTGACTTTTCTCTGATTATCTGGTTATGAAAGATGGGGAGTGTAACACTTTATAGCCCAGAAACACACCCTGCAAAGCATTTTGGAATCTTCAGCTAAAAAGTGCCCCCAGACTTACCTACAGCACTTCGGACAGGTGTCATTTCTCTTATCTAAGGCTTGTACTCCTTTTAAATAGGGTTTGTTCTGATACATGCTTTCCAGTTTTGCCATGGTCTCCATGTGGGCATTCTTCAACTCTTCCAGCTTCAAGTAATACTCCTGATTTGAATTGTACATTTTGGAAAAGTCTATCCAATTGTCACAGTCTCTCTTTGGAGGGGAGGTCTGCTCTCTGTTGATATTTGAATCCAAGTCAAAGCCATCCTAGAAGAGAtgtttgtaaatttttttctgctagaaGGAAGGGGAACAAGGTTCTTAATATTGCTTTGTCCTAATTCAGTCTAATGAATGGTAAAGTAACACAAAATAGAGGTAACTGTATACAAAACTTAATGCAGAAGTACATGGAATAATCTTATTGCATATTAATTTAAATCCTAAGGGTCCTATTTAAAGCCTGTAAAAATTGCCAAGTCTGCCCTGTAATCAAGATGTTTATAACAGGAGATATGATCAAAAGGActtatcaaaagaaaaataaacaaaactattttgtaAAGTGTAATTTTTCCTTGATTATTATGCAGCtctaaaaattcctttatttacAAGCAAACAGAACCTCCTAGTTCCATAACCACTCTAAAAATAAGTCATTAGAGATGGGGTGCATAAATGTTTATTCCATTTCCATAGGTTCCTGTGAAATGACAGGGATTCTGCACAGATTATATTTCCAATACTGTTTGGCAGTTTACAGCTGTGTGCAGTTAATATTCTTTAAGTATTCTTAAAGCTTACACAAGTCAGAGAAGTTATTAAAGCCAGGTTGGTCAGCATGACAAAAGCTTCATTTTGCTCTAAGCAGCATGTTTCAAAAAGTCATGGGCCagtttctttataaaataaattggaGTACTCCTTTTCCACACAGGGGTGTTTTCATAAGCTTTGATattacaacaacaacaacagaaaaaaaaaaaaaaaaacaacacaaaacaaacttGTTTATGTTTTGTCAGGTTTTCACTGCAAAAAATCCTTAAGTGTTTTCACCCCAGCAGTGACCTCATGCAATGAGAATTACGGGATGGAAGCAGCGAATTTAAAGCGCCCACAGCATCCTCCGGCtccctgaagctgctgctgccaccagatACACACACGTATATaggtgtgtatatatgtatatgtatatatctggTGTATGAAGGTGTATAAACGCAGTTTCTTTTCTCGACCCGCGGAACGATCGCAGCCTCTCCCGGGCGGGGCACAGCTCTCACACCCGCACTCCCGACGCCGCGGCGCCACAAGCTCATTACGGGATCGGCGCTGCAGCAGGGCCACCTGCCAGCTGTCCccgtgcggggggggggggggggggggggggggggggggggggggggggggggggggggggggggggggggggggggggggggggggggggggggggggggggggggggggggggggggggggggggggggggggggggggggggggggggggggggggggggggggggggggggggggggggggggggggggggggggggggggggggggggggggggggggggggggggggggggggggggggggggggggggggggggggggggggggggggggggggggggggggggggggggggggggggggggggggggggggggggggggggggggggggggggggggggggggggggggggggggggggggggggggggggggggggggggggggggggggggggggggggggggggggggggggggggggggggggggggggggggggggggggggggggggggggggggggggggggggggggggggggggggggggggggggggggggggggggggggggggggggggggggggggggggggggggggggggggggggggggggggggggggggggggggggggggggggggggggggggggggggggggggggggggggggggggggggggggggggggggggggggggggggggggggggggggggggggggggggggggggggggggggggggggggggggggggggggcccgcggAGGCGGCCCCGGGGCGGGAGCGCGGCCGGAGCGCGGCGCGTTAACGCCCGGCCCGAGCGCCCCGCGGCCGCTGCCCCTGCGGCCCTTCGGGTGCCTTGCTGCGGGGCGCCGGGTCTTACTGGAAAAGCCCCCGACTCCTGCACCCCCAAGTTATTAAAGAAGCTTTTTCCGTCTTGAAGTTTGTACTTCGGCTAAGCAATTGCAGGGTAAGGCTAAGCCATGATCAACAGGAATATTCTGTCCTAGAAACATTCTATCCCAAACCAGGATAAGGAGGAACATTCTGTCCTAGCAATATTCTATCCTAAACTAGGATAAGCAGGAACATTCTGTTCCTAGGAATATTCTATCTTAAACCAGGATAACCAGGAATATTCTGCCCTAGAAACATTCTATCCCAAACCAGGATAAGGAGGAACATTCTGTCCTAGCAATATTCTATCCTAAACTAGGATAAGCAGGAATATTCTGTCCCAGAAATACTCTATCCTAAACCAGGATAAATAGGAATATTCTATCCTGAACCAGGATAAACAGGAATATTATGTCCTAGGAATCTTCTATCCTGAATCAGGATAAGCAAGAATATTCTGTCCCAAGAATATTCTATCCTAAACCAGGATAAGTAGGAACATTCTGTCCTAGGAACATTCTGCCCTAaatcaggagcaggaggaaggttCTGCCTCTCCACATAAATGCTGGATGGACCTATTTGCCGTAGTGAAATTATAAATTCCTTTTGTGATGAAATCACATAGAATTGTTGTAGTTCTTGTCAAGAATTGGAATTCTGTGATAATGGGGGATGAAAGCTTTAATCATAGTACCCTAACTAAGAGATCATTGTTGGATGTGACCCTGTGGGGTAAGGCACCATTTGCAATTTTAAACAGGCAATGAATAATTCATGCAGAGCATTAATGCCCAAATCGATTGTCTAATTTATTAATTAGTAGTTGAGTCATTCTGCTTGTTCTACTTGGCAAGTCACAACATCAGGTCAACACCATAGTGGAAATTTACTCAGAAGCTCCAGCTCCAACCAATCATGAATGGAAATGTGAGAACAAATCCATGAAACACTCCTTTAAACATGAAGAGGAATCAGGTTGTTTCAATATAGCAATAATGGAGATTAAAGGATTAATTTAAGTCAGGCTAAGAATTAGAAGTTGGAAAGTTAATTTGCATTATTGTAGAATTACAGAATTCTCAACAGCTTTGGGAAAACCAATTATtctgggggcagggggaggagacaATGTGAAGAACAGCCTTTGTAGGGCTCTGGATCATGTGATGGCATCAGGAatcactgcagagctcaggagagcAAGGAATGGGATGTGCTCCCACTGCAAAGACCCTCCTCCCCTGGAGCCTGGCATCACTGAGGGCAGTAACACCACTCACTTAGGGAAAGCTTTGGGAGAAGAAGCTCAAAGCTAGCTAAGTGTTAATAGAGTGCACTTCAAAGGTGTTTTATGAATACATCACAAGAGCTGATTGCATGCCTTAAACTTTACAGCCACAGCGAAAAAGCAAATGTAACAAAACCTAACACATTCTAACAAAATTACACAGCGGAGAGTAGGTAGACTACTGCGTGTTTATTGATAAAACAGCATtgtctttttgaaaacaaactgtTTTTTAAGTTAAACCTGATCAAAGTACATCAGTCTTGGTGGAGTTTAAGACAATTCACACAGGCGCTTTTGGTGAGGAATCCATATTCCAGCTACAGGGCAGGAGCTCGAGGCCATGGTCCCCACCTCTCTGCTCAGCTTATCCTCGAGTGTTCACCTGCAGGGAGGACACACAGTCAGGCAGAAGGAATCACAGGACACATCACAATTCCTTATTTGTTTAAAGATCCTGGGCTTTTAGTGACTAATTCCTTGCTTTGTGGTGCAGTATTTATTAtgcatttaatttcagctgcagttATTAAAAGGCTGAATGGTCTTAAGCAGCTCACAAACTGAGAATACTCTACAGTCACTGCATTTTGAAGCACAGCAAATGACTGACACTATCCTGGTGCTTGTGAAGGAGGGGTAACCCAAACCACGATGCCAACACCACTCACCACATCATCAATCTTGAGAATGCTGCGCACGGTTTCTGTGGCGAGGGTCAGAGCACTCAGGGACaccagcagaggctgcacaaCCAGCTCCTCCAGGATGTTAGAAATGCCACCCTAGGGGAACAGGGAGCCTTCACTTTGTGCAAGACAGTCAGCATGTTTTCTTTTAGCAGAATCCTGAGGACAGTCAACTCCTAGACTAGCACAGGACTTTCACCTGCAACAGGGGCATTGCAGCACATATCTTCTCTCCCCAAGCATTTCACATATTCAGTCAAAATCAATCAACAGAAAAGGTCAGCAGTGCCAGTTGAGAAAAAGCTGTTGTGTTATTCCCAGCTTATGACCACCTTCCACTGCAGGGTCAGCAGTGTCAGTTGAGAAAAAGCTGTTGTGCTATTCCCAGCTTATGACCACCTTCCACTGCAGATCCTACTGATGGATCATTCTAAATGGATCTACTGTTGTGGCTGAAACACTTTTGTACAGATGTGAGATGTTTCTTGTCCTGTGGGTACAGCATTTAATATCTGCTACCATCAATGCTCAGGGTGAGTTTCTGAGAACAAGCTATAACTTCCCTCTGCTAATTTTAGGGAAGCTACCACTGTGAGACAACACCTTGCTCTCCTCCTAGTCCAGCTCTAAGGTTAAGCATTTCCCCTGTGACACCCTGGTACTCTAACCCCCCTTTACCTTTCTGACATTAATGccagctgttttctctccttggGCATGTCTGTTTCTGAGCTCTGTGACCGTGGAGATGGGATTGAGCCCTGCATTCTCAGCCAGGGTGGAGGGAATGACCTCAAGTGCATCCCCGTAGGCACGGACGCAGTAGGACTCCATCCCCTTCAGCGTCCGCGCGTACTCGTTCAGCCGCAGCGCCAGCTCGATCTCCGGGGCTCCTCCGCCAGCAATCAAAGCCCTGAGAGCACAGAAACCACCAAACctcactgcacagcactgcacacacactcaGCCTTGGTGTGTCACTCATTAACCCCACAGAGACATTACCTTTTCTTCACTAAGCACCTTATGACACACAGGGCGTCGTGAATGGAGCGCTCGGCTTCCTCCAGGACCAGTTTGTTGGACCCACGGACCACGATGCTCACAGTTTTCCCAGGGTTTGTGCAGCCTGTAATCTAAAACATAAAACCAAATACTGACaactgggaaataaataaaagtttggGACGAAAAGGCATTGCCATTGGTAATTTCAAACTGTCTTAACAGCACTGATGTCTAGCCAAGCAAACTACTGCACTGCCAAAGCTGGTCTTTCAAACTGTCTAACAGCACTGATGTCTGGCCAAGCAAACTACTGCACTGCCAAAGCTGGTGGCTACTCAGAGCTTAGAAATAGGTACTTATGGCTACTCAGAGCTCAGAAATAGGTACTTAAATGCAATAAATTCCATAGTAAAAAACATCGAAGCTACCaattattaaaataacacaCAGATGTTAAGCAGGTATTAACATTATGCCCCTCACTCACCTTTATTAATTTCCCAGAACCGTTCAAGTTGacctcctctgccagctcagcagagcccagcatgTCAGGGGTGAACTGGTCAATATGAGCCACAGGCTTAGTTCCAATTGtctgaaaaaataatgggaaaaaaattaattcagaggCTGACTCAAGAGTCAGCAAGAACACTGCATGTTGTCCTTCTGCATACGAACGTAAAATGCAGAAGGGACTGTGCCTTCTGCATTTGTCCTGAATCCTATAGAAGTGGGACTGCTCATCAGAGCAGGAATGCTTTTTAGGGAAATGTCTGCTCTTGTATCATAGTCAAAGCATGAAACTTGTGAAATGTCACAATAAACGGACcctggctgggcactgctcatTTATATGATCCACCTTACCTTACATATAAACTCAATGTCCTCTCTTTCAATGTCTTTAACCACCATGATCTTAACTTTGTTCAGAAAATGGAGGGCCAGGTCACTGAGAGCATCCCTAAAAACGAGAGGGAATGTGTCAGTGCTCAATCTTTAGAGTACAAAGCAAGGACGTCATCAAACTCAAAATACAGTCAGTGCTGGTGCTTTCTAAAGGTACAGCCACTGTTACTGTGCCAAGTGTGACTGTGTTTGGCTTCAGTTTCCCAAGCAGTTCCAACTGTGGCCCCCGAGCACTTGCAGAGCCGGTGCCTGGGCATGAACGTACCGCAGGATGGACTTCTGAATGAGCAGCACGTTGCAGCCAGCCTTCTTGATCTGCTTCACCAGGTTCAGGATGTAGGCTCTCTCCTCACGCAGCACCCTGTCCATCTGAGCATAGTCAGAAACAACTATCTGGTTGTCCATCtatctcaaattaaaaaaaaaagagaaaagcaagtgTCAAAGTGTCCCATGTTCTTCTGTAATTCTAAACAAAGAAGCATaacagtaaaatattattaaacaCAGTTCAGGTAtcacaatttaaatttaaacaattttaacagaatttaaaatttaaacaatttttctttatacccACTGTAATGTTTTTTAGGACCCAGCAGCCCTTTGCTCTAGTTGTGGCACAGACTTGACACCAAACCATTTGTTATTCTATTTGCTTGTCCCAAGTCCTAGAGCACGAGGCCTTGCTCTAGCCACAGCCTGACTTACATCTGTCTTTGGAGCAGACAAGCAGAACTGAATGAGGCCAATTTTGGCTTTTTCCACTCTGGTTACGCCGGTGTTTGCCACCTTCTGAGTCAGGACGAGCCCCTCAACCAGTTCACAGTCATCAATTGTGCCTCTGGAAACAAACACAACCCATCACTGGAGCACTATGGCAAACTGAGCTCACAGATACAAAATCTGTCTCCATCACTGGAGCACTCCGGCAAACTGAGCTCACAGATACAAAATCTGTCTAATTACAAACTGTTTCTTACCCCAACTTCTTAACAATTTTAATATCTCTGAGGTCCACACTATTGGCAGTACTTGGGTCAATCACCTTCATCACTGCATCAACACTCATTGGAGAAAGTAAACTGGAATACTGACACACAACCTAAGGGATGCAACAGTAAAAAAACAGGGTGAGAGAGTTCACACTGATGAACAGCAATTTCACAATATTCTCACTGAGCTTCAATACTGGATGCCAAAATTTTGAAGCAAAGATGTCTTAACAAAGCATCTTAGCAGCTGCTCCATGGCAAGGACAGAGCA
This window contains:
- the FAM161A gene encoding protein FAM161A isoform X1 — its product is MYNSNQEYYLKLEELKNAHMETMAKLESMYQNKPYLKGVQALDKRNDTCPKCCRPTWDKSSYQPLNLHKSFSDSDLSDPSDSSVSDMSEVELVFEENSSETGSSSFARQQIEKMWDGFSLEDYISRAKHSLPSSAPPSRKVPKKQKVWSPRITVPKPFQMTIREAQKKEQNVKSKSRIELENHLLKKQLEEEAECQKKFRANPVPAAVLLPLYHDIVRRNEERRRSVRERSQLRLLASQKPFKFIERERQRRETRKTQLKDVLPPESQSKVFRARPVPKCVYSPDYNDKLKEKELYREIRIRMRAEELLRNSSVPNSRLALKETNKTKKHKSTEHKPKIKPSIPDFEFLHEKFQERLLQQKKVKPLTVCEPFHLFTSYIPSNKDKILKDIQEDEETLKETRWPFASLRRKPQMGQSGANPHLLRRGKSKFPKNTEATRRRLQALRNSLEEKRKLEEQQKRNRTKQKQRTRKFQKIVMARAEANDPHQSLAQMSKSRLKTFRNNERQRRQEYLQELQEMEKRVKQMPLLFERVAQKNARIAAEKYYSNRLRELGICPEFVSKKGEAAKSLQFSSAGDFTSVAARKRVIKLKAKKGESFEEAPGDNPQCEQSWEEEEEEEEEEEEKGQSVKSSTPDKPYSDLGDEARASPDVLEPESSQHSEEEEEEEEEEEAKSSPSLGHSQEEEEEEEEAKAEPSLDHSQEEEEEEEAKAGLSRGHSQEEEEEEEEEAKAEPSLDHSQEEEEEEEAKAGLSSGRSQEEEEEEEAKADASLDHSQEEEEDESRPSSWSGRSQEQEEEAQSDPEAEGASQYEDEEYESDDSQEKPSDEEGD